The Stutzerimonas stutzeri DNA window GCTGCTCAAACGGATGCAGATGACAGTGCCGCAGCCGCCCCGCCCGTGCGGGCAACACCGCAGCCCGTCATCCTGACCCGTTACGCGGCACAGAACCTCTACGCACCACTGCGAACCGTCGAACCCGTGCCCGGCGTTACACCCGCAACCCTGCGCCGCGACCTGCCGCTGGACAGCCTGTTGCCGATACTGCCGATACAGGCCCAGGCGCTAGCGGCATGGCGTTTGGACAACCTATGGGTGAGTGCTGTGCGCCTGCGCAACAGCGCCTCGCACTGGCTTGACCTGGACCCGCGTGCGCTGCAGGGCCACTTCCTCAGCGCGACTTTCCAGCATTCGACGCTGGGGCCGAGCGGCACGCCGGACGACACCACCGTCGTCTACCTCGTCACCCGTGGAAATGGGCTGGCGCAGGCTCTGCTGCCCACCATTGCGCCTGTCGATGCCTCCCTCAACCTGCCGGGGCCGCAACACAACGGAGACCGCGATGCACAGTAATGGCCTGCTCAAATGGTTGATGATCCCCCTGGCGCTACTACTGGTGTTCGTCGGCATCAAGCTGTTCTCCGGCGGCAACGACGTTACCAGCACACCGGAAGAAGCTTCCCGGCTCACGCCCGATGAAGCCAAAGCGCTCGGTATCGAGGGCGACACCCCACGCGACACCGTGGCGACGTTGGTAGCGCAAGTCCGTCAGCTACGCACCGAGCTGCAGACCGCACTCGGCGACAACAAGGTCCAACGCGAAGAAAACCAACGGCTGCGGCAACGCGAAGGCACCATCGACCGGCGCATCCAGAGCGCGCTCGACAGCGAACGCAGCCAGTTGCATCAGGATCGGCAGGAGGTCAGCAGCGAACGGCAGAAAACCCAGAGCCTGCTTCAACAACTGCAGCAGCGGCTCGATGGCATCGGCAAAGATAACCCCGCCGATCTACCGGTCGGTCTAGGCCTTGAGCTGGGCGACGGCCTGGCTGGCGATACCCTGCGCTGGGTAGAGCCGGAGGATCGGCGCGATGACGGCAAGCAGCGTTCCGGCAATGCCGCCAGCTTCAGCTTTCCCAGCAGCTTCGCGCCGGCGCAGAAGACACTCGAAACCACCGCAAGCTCCGCCGTCGATGCCGGCCGCCGCGCGACTGGTGTGCCGGAGACGACAGCCGTCTACACCGTGCCGACCAACGCGACCCTGATTGGCTCGATCTCCATGACGGCACTGATCGGCCGCGTACCGATCGACGGAACCGTCAACGACCCGTACCCCTTCAAAGTCCTGATCGGGCGCGACAATCTCACCGCGAACGGCATCGACATTCCCGACGTGGCCGGTGCGGTGGTCAGCGGCACGGCTTCGGGCGACTGGACCCTCTCCTGCGTGCGCGGGCAGATCCGTTCGGTCACCTTCGTGTTCGACGACGGCACCATCCGAACCATCCCCAAAGACGACGAACGCGGCGGCAACCGCCAACAGGACAGCAGCAACACGCAGGACAGCATAGGTTGGATCAGCGACCCATACGGCATCCCCTGCGTCAGTGGCCAACGGCGCAGCAATGCCCAGCAGTACCTGGGTACCCAGGCCCTGATCACCGCGGCCGGCGCGGGCGTCGCCTCGCTGATCGACTCCGACAACGGCCAGGCCGCCTACATGAGCAGCGACGGCTCCATCGGCACGGTCGGCATCGGCTCGAATGAGGCCATGGGCCGCATACTCGCTGGTGGCATGCAGGACATGTCCGCCTGGGTCAACAAGCTCTACGGCCAAGCGTTCGCAGCCGTCTACGTCAAGCCCGGCGCCAAGGTGGCCGTGCATCTCGAAGAACCCCTGACCATCGACTACGACCCGCAAGGTCGCCGCGTCGATCACCGCCTTGGAGGGCTGCCCCATGCGCAGGAATTGGACTGACTGCTTGGCCCCGCTAGCCATAGCCCTGGTGCTCGGTGGCTGCGCCACCAGCAAGGAGACGCTACTGTCTCACGACGACACCACCATGCTCGATATCTGGAACGTCGAGACCGGCGGCGGCACCGCCCGGCAACTGCTCGATGCCCGCCAGGCGTTGCGCCGACCGCTGACCGAGGCCTATGTACACGCCGCACCCGCCGTACAGGCTCGCTACACCCGCACGGCGCAAAACGAAATACACCGGCAGTTCCACCGGCTGCCCAATCCCGATCTGCTGATGTATGTATTCCCGCATCTGGCCGGCAGCGACCCGGTGCCAGTGCCCGGCTACACCACACTGTTCCCCCTGTACCAGCGTGTGCAGTACGCACTGCCTGGCGAACGTGTCGAGGATTACTGATGGCCTGGTCCCTGTTCAAGCACCGGCGCCAGGCCGAGGAACCCGCGCCACCTGCGGACACCTGGGCACGCCATGTCGCCGATCTGCGCGCTCACGGCATTGCCGAACCCGGCACCGCGCACACTTCGCGGCGGCCAGCCACCCAGGCCGACGAGCAAGCGCTCTACGATGCCGCCCCCTCGTTCACCGACCTGCTGCCGTGGGCCGAGTACCTGCCCCAGTCACAATGCATGCTGCTTGATGACGGCACCTCGGTAGCGGCCTTCTACGAGCTGCTCCCGGTCGGCACGGAAGGACGCGAGCCTGCCTGGCTGTTGCAGGTCCGCGACACCCTGGAAAACGTGCTGCAGGATGCCTTCGACGAGCTGGAGGACAACCCCTGGGTCGTGCAGCTCTACGCGCAGGACGACACCAACTGGGATCGCTACCTTGATGAGCTGCGCCACTACGTCCAGCCCCGCGCCCAAGGCACCGCCTTCACCGAGTTCTACCTGCGGTTCTTTGGCCACCATCTGCAGGCCATCGCCAAGCCCGGCGGTCTGTTCGAGGACAATACCGTCACCCAATTGCCCTGGCGCGGGCAAACTCGGCGCACGCGGCTGGTCGTCTATCGCCGTGTCGGCCAGGCACCGCAGCGCCGTGGACAATCGCCCGAGCAGGCGCTCAATCGGGTCTGCGACCGCCTCGTCGGCGGCCTGGCCCATGCTGGCGTGCGCGCCCGGCGTCTCGGCGCGGCGGATATCCACGCCTGGTTGTTGCGCTGGTTCAATCCCCATCCAACCCAGCTCGGTAACAGCGCCAAAAACCGGGAGCGCTTCTATGCCCTGACCCGCTACCCGGACGAACAGGAGCCTGGCGAGATCGAGCTGGCCAGCGGCACCGATTTCGCACAACGGCTGTTCTTCGGCCAGCCGCGCTCGGATGCCGCCCTGGGCCAGTGGTACTTCGATGGCATGCCACACCGCGCCATCGCCGTCGACCGCCTGCGCAGCCCACCCACCACAGGGCATATCACCGGCGAAACCCGCAAGGGTGACGCAATCAATGCGCTGTTCGACCAACTGCCGGAAGACACGATTCAGTGCCTGACGCTGGTCATCACCCCGCAGGATGTGCTCGAAGCGCACCTCAACCACCTTGGCCGCAAATCCGTGGGCGACACCTTGGCATCGGAACAGACCCGTGCCGATGTGCAACAGGCCCGCAGCCTGATCGGCAGCGCCCATAAGCTGTACCGAAGCGCACTCACCTTTTACCTGCGCGGCCGCGACGAGGCGGAACTGGACGCACGCGGCCTGCAACTTGGCAACGTGCTGCTCGGTGCCGGGCTGCAACCGGTACGCGAAGAAGATGAGGTCGCACCGCTCAACACCTATCTGCGCTGGCTGCCCTGCGTCTACGACCCTGCGCTGGACAAGCGCCAGTGGTACACCCAGCTGATGTTCGCCCAACACGCCGCCAACCTGGCACCGCTGTGGGGGCGCAGCCAGGGCACCGGCCACCCCGGTCTCACATTGTTCAACCGCGGCGGCGGCACCATCACCTTCGATCCGCTCAATCGCCTCGATCGGCAAATGAATGCGCACCTGTTCCTCGCCGGCCCGACCGGCTCCGGCAAGTCGGCCACGCTCAACAATCTGCTCAACCAAGTCACCGCGATCTACCGACCAAGACTGTTCATCGTCGAAGCCGGCAACTCCTTTGGCCTGTACGGCGATTTCGCCGCGCGGCTGGGTCTCACCGTGCATCGTGTGAAACTCGCGCCCGGCTCGGGCGTCAGCCTCGCCCCGTTCGCCGATGCGCACCGGCTGGTGGAAACGCCCTGCCAGGTGCAAACGCTCGACGCCGATGCCTTGGATGAAGACGACGCAGCTAACGATGGCGATGAGCAGCGCGACGTCCTGGGTGAGCTGGAGATCACCGCCCGCCTAATGATCACAGGAGGAGAAGAACGCGAGGAAGCGCGCATGACGCGTGCTGATCGCAGCCTGGTTCGCCAATGCATCCTCGACGCGGCAGAGCGCTGTGTCGCCGAGCAACGCGCGGTGCTCACGCGGGACGTTCGCGATGCCCTGCGCGAGCGCAGCCGCGACACGACTTTACCCGAGGTTCGCCTTGCACGGCTGATGGAAATGGCCGATGCCATGGACATGTTCACCCAGGGCAGCGATGGCGATATGTTCGACCGCCCCGGCACGCCCTGGCCGGAAGCCGACATCACCATCGTCGACCTGGCTACCTATGCCAGGGAGGGCTACAACGCTCAGCTTTCCATCGCCTATATCTCGCTGATCAACACCGTCAACAACATCGCCGAGCGCGACCAGTTCCTGGGCCGTCCGATCATCAACGTCACCGACGAGGGGCATATCATCACCAAGAACCCATTACTCGCGCCCTATATCGTCAAAATCACCAAGATGTGGCGCAAACTTGGGGCCTGGTTCTGGCTGGCAACGCAGAACCTGGACGACCTGCCCAAAGCCGCCGAGCCAATGTTGAACATGATGGAGTGGTGGTTGTGTATGGGCATGCCACCAGACGAGGTAGAGAAAATCGCCAAGTTCCGCGAACTCACTCCGGCGCAGAAAGCCCTGATGCTCTCTGCCAGAAAGGAGACCGGCAAGTTCTCGGAAGGCGTAATCCTGTCGCGCAGTATGGAGCTGTTGTTCCGCGCGGTGCCCCCTAGCCTCTATCTCGCGCTCGCCCAAACCGAGCCGGAGGAAAAAGCCGAGCGCTACCAACTCATGCAACAGCATGGCATCAGCGAACTCGACGCCGCGCTCAAGATTGCCGAGAACATTGACCGGGCGCGCGGTATCGCCCCGCTGTCGATGGACTGGAGCATCCTGAGCAAGGTCCGTTGAAGAACTCTTAAATTAGACTAAATGTACAGGTGTAATCGGTGTTTCGCCGACTATTGAGCGATGGGAACCAAATCCTCCTGCACACCCGAACTCACGGCCAGGCGCTATCCTGGGAGCGGAACCGCCTTGGCCCAAACGCCGAATCCCGCCATTCCTACGTGCTCTGCGACGCATCAGTTAAAGCGACACTTAAACCGGACGAATCAGTTTCCGATTCTTTGTCGTGCTCAGAGCCATGCTGCGCTCAACTGACGTTGCAAGTCGGTAGCCACGGTCCTCAAGGCTACGGCGCCGCATTGCCGCGCTGACCACTCCCGTTCGCCTTGCATCCCTGTGCGAACAGCCACCGCCAAGGCGTTGGCGGATGCCATGCTCATCCAGACACCACAACCATCGTCCCCGGAGGGAAAACCCTCCATGGGCGCACCTCCGAACTCTCCCGCGGAGGTCATCCCATGCTCACATCCTTAGTCCGCCTCGACTCTATGGCAAAATCCTGTCCGCCAACGGCTCTCGACTACGAAAACCGCATCATCGCGCAGGCTATTGAGCTACTGGAGCGCCGCTTATTCAACGATGGCCCCCTACTGCTCAACCCGGAGGCTGTCAGCGACTATCTGCGTTTGAAGCTGATGCCAGAACCCAGCGAAGTGTTCGTCGCAGTATTCCTGTCCTCAAAACATCAGGTCATCGCCTGTGAAACGCTGTTTAGGGGCACAATAGACGCAGCTCAAATTCATCCCCGCGTGCTTGTTCAGCGAGCGCTTGCCCACAATGCCGCCGCCCTGATCGTCGCGCACCAGCACCCGTCCGGCTGCTCAGACCCCTCATCCTCGGACGAACGACTGACCCAGCGCGTGAAAAATGCGCTGGACTGCGTGGAAGTACGGTTGCTGGATCATTTCATCGTCGGCAAGGGCGAACCGTTCTCGTTCGCCTCGAATGGCCTGCTGTAGTCCTCGTCGCTGCGCGGCGCAATCTTTTCCCTACCTGCACGGAGTCGGCCGCCCACTCGGGCGGGCCGCCCCGCGCCTGCTTATCCCCGCACAGAAACCTTTTGGCTCCCCGTTGTTCTCCGGCTCGCGATTAAATCGGAAGGCCGTGATTCCCGTTTGTTTGTCGCCGTGTCCCTTTCCGTCGAGTCAACTGCCGACACAATCCACTTCACGGTAGCTTGACATGCCAGCCCCGCTTCCTTGCCCATCCAAACTGCGCATGTACGTACTTGCCACAGCGCTTTGCGCAGCGCTGCTCGGCCCACTGGCGCAGGCCAAGAACATTCTCGTCGTTACCGATAGCCAGCACCCGGTACTAGCTACCAGCGGCGTTCGGGTTATCGAGCTGGATCAGCCGGCCCGAATCAAGGGCGAGCTGGGTGCCCATCTGCCTGCCGACCCCACTCGCAGTACAGCAGTCGTGCAACAGCGGCTGAAGGACGGCGGTAACGCTCTCCTGGCACGCCTTGGTGCGGCTTACCAAGACGTGGTGGATGCCTGGAGCCTGGGCATTACCACGATCCCCGCTGTAGTGGTTGATCAACGCTATGTGGTTTATGGCGAGCCGGACGTCGCCAAGGCGGTTGCGCTCATCGAAGCACATCAGAGAACGCAGCCATGATGTGTTCTCGCCGCCTGCGCGCCGGCATCGCCGCCATTCTGCTGACGATGGGAGTCCCGTCTTTCGCGCTCGACACCTCGACCATCGCTTCCTCGACGCTCTCACCGGACTGTCTGGAATATCGCGTTGCCGGGATCTGTTTCTGGCTGCTCTGCACGTATTTCAGCTACTCCGTGGAGACCTCGGTGAAGGTCAGGCATTACGTGCCCGACGCGGTTGTGTCCAGCTACTCGAACACTGGCGAGAATCCATGGGTGGATGTGCAATCGATAAGCCAACCCAACGCCATGGCACAAGCCGGCGGCGACGGTACGACCAACGAGAACCACGAAAACAACCTGGCGAAGTTCAAGAACGCTGACGTGATCGGCCACCCCGGCGGCTATGTGCTGAGCCAGTTCGCCTCCGGCTTCGGCTATATCTGCAAAGGTGCCGGCACCGCCTTCATGCCTTACCTTTTGAGTACTCTCGACACCATCGCGTGGCGCTACAACATCCCCGAAATGGTGTACCCGGAAGCGCTGACTCCGGGCGAACGCGAGATCGGCACCCGCACTGACCGCAATCTCTGGGGCAACGTCTATCCACGCGGCGGCTTCCTGCACCAAAGCGATGACTATATGGCCGGTGCGGTAGTAGCCCAACGTGCCGGGGATGTCGTCACACGCCGCGGCCAGATCCACGTCTACCAACCTCTGCTCGCCGATGCCGAAGACGGCTACTGGCCAGCCGGTGAACTGGTTGAGAGCGACGCCACGACAGGCAAATGGCAGGAACTGACACCGACCCTCTCTCCCACATGCGCGGTCTTCCCTCACTCCGAAAACCGCGTGCAGGCGCAGCAGGGTGATTACGCCTGGGCGCTGTGGCGACCCTATAGCTGCTGCGAACGCGAAGGTCAGGTCTTTCTTGGCAGCGTCGATTTCAATTGAGGCAGGCCATGATGACCCGTTGCACGTCCTTTCCTGCTGTAATGCCGGGCCCTCTCCTTCTAACCGCCTTTTTGATGATGGCGAGCACAAACACATTCGCTCAGACCAGCGTCAACCAGCATGGTGTGCAACACCAGGGCTCCGTGATCGGTGACGATGTGCTGTATTCGATCGGCGGCGGCCAGGCCGTGTCGATGACACCCGCGCCCAATATGCGCTCCATTGGCGTCGGCGTCGGCTGGAACAGCAATCTGATCTGCGGCGACATGTCTATCTCGACCACGATCCAGAACCAGCTGAACGGCGTGACCAACGGGTTCCAGACCATCATGTCGTCAGTTATTCAGAACGCTACGGCCGCCGTAGCGTCGTTGCCAGCACTGATCATCCAGAGGGCAGACCCAGGGCTCTATAACCTGCTCACCAACGGCGTGTTGCAGGCTCGGCTGGACTTCGACCGCTCCAAACTGACCTGTCGCGCAATGGCGGAGAAAATGGGCGACATGGCTGGCGGCCAGATCGGATGGAGCCAGCTCGCCGATGGGATGGTACTTAAGCAAGCC harbors:
- a CDS encoding TIGR03749 family integrating conjugative element protein, translated to MNRLLQPAFAALALVLFSAAHATELLRWERLPLAVPLVVGQERIVFVERNVRVGVPASVDNLLRVQSAAGAIYLLASEPIEPTRLQLQDADTGTVILLDIAAEPEQAGQPPLEPVRIIETASSAAQTDADDSAAAAPPVRATPQPVILTRYAAQNLYAPLRTVEPVPGVTPATLRRDLPLDSLLPILPIQAQALAAWRLDNLWVSAVRLRNSASHWLDLDPRALQGHFLSATFQHSTLGPSGTPDDTTVVYLVTRGNGLAQALLPTIAPVDASLNLPGPQHNGDRDAQ
- a CDS encoding TIGR03752 family integrating conjugative element protein, which codes for MHSNGLLKWLMIPLALLLVFVGIKLFSGGNDVTSTPEEASRLTPDEAKALGIEGDTPRDTVATLVAQVRQLRTELQTALGDNKVQREENQRLRQREGTIDRRIQSALDSERSQLHQDRQEVSSERQKTQSLLQQLQQRLDGIGKDNPADLPVGLGLELGDGLAGDTLRWVEPEDRRDDGKQRSGNAASFSFPSSFAPAQKTLETTASSAVDAGRRATGVPETTAVYTVPTNATLIGSISMTALIGRVPIDGTVNDPYPFKVLIGRDNLTANGIDIPDVAGAVVSGTASGDWTLSCVRGQIRSVTFVFDDGTIRTIPKDDERGGNRQQDSSNTQDSIGWISDPYGIPCVSGQRRSNAQQYLGTQALITAAGAGVASLIDSDNGQAAYMSSDGSIGTVGIGSNEAMGRILAGGMQDMSAWVNKLYGQAFAAVYVKPGAKVAVHLEEPLTIDYDPQGRRVDHRLGGLPHAQELD
- a CDS encoding TIGR03751 family conjugal transfer lipoprotein, producing MRRNWTDCLAPLAIALVLGGCATSKETLLSHDDTTMLDIWNVETGGGTARQLLDARQALRRPLTEAYVHAAPAVQARYTRTAQNEIHRQFHRLPNPDLLMYVFPHLAGSDPVPVPGYTTLFPLYQRVQYALPGERVEDY
- a CDS encoding conjugative transfer ATPase — protein: MAWSLFKHRRQAEEPAPPADTWARHVADLRAHGIAEPGTAHTSRRPATQADEQALYDAAPSFTDLLPWAEYLPQSQCMLLDDGTSVAAFYELLPVGTEGREPAWLLQVRDTLENVLQDAFDELEDNPWVVQLYAQDDTNWDRYLDELRHYVQPRAQGTAFTEFYLRFFGHHLQAIAKPGGLFEDNTVTQLPWRGQTRRTRLVVYRRVGQAPQRRGQSPEQALNRVCDRLVGGLAHAGVRARRLGAADIHAWLLRWFNPHPTQLGNSAKNRERFYALTRYPDEQEPGEIELASGTDFAQRLFFGQPRSDAALGQWYFDGMPHRAIAVDRLRSPPTTGHITGETRKGDAINALFDQLPEDTIQCLTLVITPQDVLEAHLNHLGRKSVGDTLASEQTRADVQQARSLIGSAHKLYRSALTFYLRGRDEAELDARGLQLGNVLLGAGLQPVREEDEVAPLNTYLRWLPCVYDPALDKRQWYTQLMFAQHAANLAPLWGRSQGTGHPGLTLFNRGGGTITFDPLNRLDRQMNAHLFLAGPTGSGKSATLNNLLNQVTAIYRPRLFIVEAGNSFGLYGDFAARLGLTVHRVKLAPGSGVSLAPFADAHRLVETPCQVQTLDADALDEDDAANDGDEQRDVLGELEITARLMITGGEEREEARMTRADRSLVRQCILDAAERCVAEQRAVLTRDVRDALRERSRDTTLPEVRLARLMEMADAMDMFTQGSDGDMFDRPGTPWPEADITIVDLATYAREGYNAQLSIAYISLINTVNNIAERDQFLGRPIINVTDEGHIITKNPLLAPYIVKITKMWRKLGAWFWLATQNLDDLPKAAEPMLNMMEWWLCMGMPPDEVEKIAKFRELTPAQKALMLSARKETGKFSEGVILSRSMELLFRAVPPSLYLALAQTEPEEKAERYQLMQQHGISELDAALKIAENIDRARGIAPLSMDWSILSKVR
- the radC gene encoding RadC family protein — encoded protein: MLTSLVRLDSMAKSCPPTALDYENRIIAQAIELLERRLFNDGPLLLNPEAVSDYLRLKLMPEPSEVFVAVFLSSKHQVIACETLFRGTIDAAQIHPRVLVQRALAHNAAALIVAHQHPSGCSDPSSSDERLTQRVKNALDCVEVRLLDHFIVGKGEPFSFASNGLL
- a CDS encoding TIGR03757 family integrating conjugative element protein, producing the protein MPAPLPCPSKLRMYVLATALCAALLGPLAQAKNILVVTDSQHPVLATSGVRVIELDQPARIKGELGAHLPADPTRSTAVVQQRLKDGGNALLARLGAAYQDVVDAWSLGITTIPAVVVDQRYVVYGEPDVAKAVALIEAHQRTQP
- a CDS encoding TIGR03756 family integrating conjugative element protein — protein: MMCSRRLRAGIAAILLTMGVPSFALDTSTIASSTLSPDCLEYRVAGICFWLLCTYFSYSVETSVKVRHYVPDAVVSSYSNTGENPWVDVQSISQPNAMAQAGGDGTTNENHENNLAKFKNADVIGHPGGYVLSQFASGFGYICKGAGTAFMPYLLSTLDTIAWRYNIPEMVYPEALTPGEREIGTRTDRNLWGNVYPRGGFLHQSDDYMAGAVVAQRAGDVVTRRGQIHVYQPLLADAEDGYWPAGELVESDATTGKWQELTPTLSPTCAVFPHSENRVQAQQGDYAWALWRPYSCCEREGQVFLGSVDFN